The region ACCAGATTGGGTCACTGAAACGAATACCGAGAAGGCGATAATTCCATGGCTACCCATCGCACCAAGATGCTCATCATCGGCTCCGGCCCGGCTGGCTACAGCGCGGCGATCTACGGCGCACGCGCTATGCTCGAGCCGATCGTGGTGCAGGGCCTCCAGCCCGGCGGCCAGCTGACGATCACCACCGATGTCGAGAACTATCCCGGCTTCCGCGACGTGATCCAGGGCCCGTGGCTGATGGAAGAGATGAAAGCGCAGGCCGAGCATGTCGGCACGCGCATGATGTGGGACACGATAGTCGAGGTCGATCTCGAAAGCGGTCCGCCGTGGCGCGCGATCGGCGACAGCGGCGACGAATACATCGGCGACACGCTGGTCATCGCGACCGGCGCGCAGGCCAAGTGGCTCGGCGTTCCGGGTGAGCAGGAACTGGGCGGCAAGGGCGTCAGCGCCTGCGCGACCTGCGACGGCTTCTTCTACCGCGGCAAGAAGGTCGCTGTGATCGGCGGCGGCAATACCGCGGTCGAGGAAGCGCTCTACCTGACGAACCACTCCGACGACGTGACGCTGATTCACCGCCGCGACGAGCTGCGCGCGGAGAAGATCCTGCAGGAACGCCTGTTCGCCTCGGACAAGATCTCGACCCTGTGGAACAAGACGGTGGTCAGCTTCGAAGCTGGCGAAAACGGCACGCTCTCGCATCTCGTTCTCAAGGATACCGAGACGGGCGAAACCTCGACGCTGGAAGTCGACGGCGCTTTCGTCGCCATCGGCCATGCGCCCTCGACCGAGCTGTTCAAGGGCAAGCTGCCGATGGACGAGACCGGCTATTTGCTGGTCGAACCGGGCACGCCGAAGACCTCGCTACCGGGTGTCTTCGCGGCGGGCGATGTGATGGATCATACCTATCGCCAGGCCGTCACCGCGGCGGGCGTTGGCTGTATGGCTGCACTGGACGCCGAGCGCTTCCTCCAGACGATGGATTTCGCCAGGGAGGAAGCGCAGGCGGCTGAGTGAGCGGTTACTCGATGTAACCGAACACCACCGTCGCGGCGTGGAAGATCATCGCGATCAGCACGACGCTCGACAGGGCGAAGAGCACGAAGCGCACCATTACCTTGTTCGCCGTGACCTGCACCAGCGAGTGCGCGACGCGTAGGCCGACATAGATCCACGCCAGTAGCGCGTGCTGGCCGTCGCCGTGACCGGTGATCGCCAGCACCAGCGCGACCGCGTAGAACAGCGTCGGCTGTTCGTGCAGGTGGTTGTAGTTGTCCGCCTTCCAGCTGACCTTCTCCGGAAGCGCCGCGCGCAGGCTCGCGCCGGTCGAGCCGACGAGCTTGGTCGGGTCGGAAATGTCGGGTGATTTCGACATCGCGGGAATGCGCGTCGCATACATCCAGACCCACATGATCATGGTCCAGATCATGAGCGCCACGAGCGGCTGGAGAATTTGCGATTCGAGATAGGTCATCCGAGAACTCCGGGATCATGGAACAGCGTCGCGATCAGCGCGCGAACGGCGAGAATGGTGAGGGCGATCGTCGAGATCAGGAACAGCAGGAAGCGCACTTTCACGACGTTGACCGTCGCCTGCCAGATCGAATGGATGATGCGCAGTGCGACGTAGGCCCATGCGAAAAGCACGTCCCACTGGCCCGCACCCATGATCGCGAGGATCACCACGGTCGCATAGAACAGGGTCGGCTGCTCCATCAGGTGGGCGTAGTTATGCGCTTTCCAGTTGATCTTGTCGGGAATGACCCCTTCGAGGTCCTGTCCCCGGCCACCGGGCTTCGCGTCAGCGAGGCCGGTGCCCGCCTTCGAAATCGCCGGAAGCCGCGTTCCGGCCATCCAGAACAGCATGATGATCGACCAGACGACCAGCACGGCCGCGGGTGCAAGGATTTGTGCCTGCATGGATTCCCCCTCCATTTCGTTGACGGCAAGTGGTGGCGAGCGGGGGGAGGATTGTCAAACGCAACCTAGCGGTCGGTGATGACCCTGGCGAAGCTGTCGGCGTCGGTATTGCCGCCGGTGACCATGATCACCGTGTGCTCGTCGAGCGGGACCTTCCCGGCGAGCGCGGCTGCAAGGGCTGCGGCACCGCCGGGCTCGACGACGAGATGCATCCGGTCGAACGCGAAACGCTGGGCGGCGCGCACTTCATCTTCCGTCACCGTCACGCCCGGATCCGAGCGGTCTTTCAGGACGGAGAGGTTGATCGGCTTGGTCGCGG is a window of Erythrobacter sp. HKB08 DNA encoding:
- the trxB gene encoding thioredoxin-disulfide reductase; translated protein: MATHRTKMLIIGSGPAGYSAAIYGARAMLEPIVVQGLQPGGQLTITTDVENYPGFRDVIQGPWLMEEMKAQAEHVGTRMMWDTIVEVDLESGPPWRAIGDSGDEYIGDTLVIATGAQAKWLGVPGEQELGGKGVSACATCDGFFYRGKKVAVIGGGNTAVEEALYLTNHSDDVTLIHRRDELRAEKILQERLFASDKISTLWNKTVVSFEAGENGTLSHLVLKDTETGETSTLEVDGAFVAIGHAPSTELFKGKLPMDETGYLLVEPGTPKTSLPGVFAAGDVMDHTYRQAVTAAGVGCMAALDAERFLQTMDFAREEAQAAE
- a CDS encoding MAPEG family protein encodes the protein MTYLESQILQPLVALMIWTMIMWVWMYATRIPAMSKSPDISDPTKLVGSTGASLRAALPEKVSWKADNYNHLHEQPTLFYAVALVLAITGHGDGQHALLAWIYVGLRVAHSLVQVTANKVMVRFVLFALSSVVLIAMIFHAATVVFGYIE
- a CDS encoding MAPEG family protein, which encodes MQAQILAPAAVLVVWSIIMLFWMAGTRLPAISKAGTGLADAKPGGRGQDLEGVIPDKINWKAHNYAHLMEQPTLFYATVVILAIMGAGQWDVLFAWAYVALRIIHSIWQATVNVVKVRFLLFLISTIALTILAVRALIATLFHDPGVLG